TGCCTGGGGTGGATTCAAGCATGTATCGTCCGTATTCGGGATGGAATGTGGGGATAGACGCGCTAGATACATGTGTTGGGATCGAAGCAAATCATAAGAGGACGTCAGAAACATACCACTCGGAAGGCTTGAACTTTTCAAGAGCAGGGTCAAGAGTCACACTTTTCAGTTTTTTGAGGATTTCTGTTTGACGCAAGCTCAACCTTGCCATCTTCTGTTCATCATCGAACGATGCCACCATGTACTCGATCTAGCCAAGTATCAGCGTTCTTGATGTCTCCAAAATCAAAAACCGCAGACTCACTTCATCACCCCATAAGAGCCCTTTGCCAGCCTTGTCTTTCCACCGATCCCAAGTGTTTAAGAACTGCGTGATACCATGTTCCCGAATATGATCCGCGAGAGGCTTCGTCTGCTCCCATGTGAGCGGCGTTCCAAGTGCGAGAAGACCCATGTGGCAAGGATATTACGAGCAGAAAACTTGTATCTTCTGTCAATGGGTTGCGGTGGGCGCGGATATTCCGATGACCGAGGCAGCGCTGTTGAGGACGGGGGCCAAAGCGATTTACGGATATCGTGCGTGTAGCTGATGTACAGGCCTGTAGAACACGGGTATGGATAAGCTACAGAGTTGGTAACAGGAGAGACTCTGTAAATCAGAATGAAGGCAGATGACTGCAAGTACGCACAGTTTTGGACGCTGCACGTCGTCAAAAATCAAAGATGATACTTGAAATCGTAATGTCGGAAATTCGCGATCGTCCGGTGGAGCAAGAAATCACCTCGCGGCTTATGGAACACAATGGTCGGGTATAGTCTAGATGTCTTTGGCGGATAATTACTGTAGGTGTGGCCTATGGCGGAGAAATAGTGCGATACAAAGGAAAATGTGGGAACGGTCATTAAAAAGCAGAAAAACAGGCCAGCTATTATGTATACGCGCAAATATGACGAGCTCCCCGGCTAAAGATGGGCAGCCAGAAGCAGCGATTTCGACCGTTCAGAAGACCCTGAAGTCTGGAAGGCCGATTAGGTAATCCCAAATGCTTTGCTGACACAAGTCTCAAGCAGGCACCCTGCATGACAATTCCGCGGCGGTAAACATTTTCTATAATCACGAGGGAATAGAGGTTGATGGCGGTTCTAACGTACGCACTGACTGCAGCAGGCGATCTCGTATCCACCATTCAACACAACCAGTGCATATTTTACCAGCAGTCTCATCACCCAGTATTGCGCTACTTCATTCATTCCACTGATATATCCTATTCGTTACCTACTACACTCGCTAGTGCAAGACATTCGATTCGATTAAAgcaaaagaaaaaggaagggAGGAGTGAGCGCGAATAAACACTATGAGATATTTATTAGTTATCGCAGTGATCTTGAGCGAGCAAAATAGCTATGACGGCACAGCTTTCGAAGTAACTATGATTGAGCCATGTAAAATGCTGCCaaagatgaaaaagaaaagataAACGTGAAATGTTGTGATGTGCTTTGCTGGATTATACTTGACTGTTTTGATGACGGGACTGTCGCGcccttcatcatccttcatcatccctTTCCATCCAAACTCAGTCCATATCGACGTCGCACTCCCTTCGTGATGATCCGGCACCAccctcctcatcatcatcttcttcatactcttcctcgtcttcatcgTCGTCCTCATCGTCGTCCACCGCATTTTCATTGTCGGAATCGCTATCCATTGAGTGGTCCGCAAGCATTGATTGAGGCTGTGGCAGGAACATCGCCAGCGACGTTAGTTATGTAACCCCCAATTTGCGGCCAAAAAGAAAGCGCTCACCATGAGAGATTCTCCAGTATAAGTGAATCCTCGGAAGTTTTCTTGCACACTGCTCGTCAAGGGACTTCCATTTGCCCCCGGCAACCCAGGTCTCTGCGCCTTGTTGATCGCAACACCACCACCCGGCACACTTCCATTAAGACCTGCTCCCGGGCCGAGGTACGAGTGCTTTCCAGCCTGGCTCGCAGTACCAGGATCAATATTGGCATTCACGTCATCCCAAGGCACAATACCGGCATCGAGCAATGAAGAGTTGGTAAACTCGGGGTCAAAGTTGGCGACAGATTCGTCAGAGTCGACGATAGGTTTGAACGGGGGAGTGATCTGTTTCTTGTAAAGCAAGTCCCAGTCAATGTTCTTGAAGAACGGATGTTCCTTGAGCTCGACGACACCACGATGGGATCCAAGACGGTTTTGGGGGTTTCGGTTAAGTAAACCTTTAACGAACTGCTTGCCGTCGTCCCCAATGACATTCTTGGGGAACCTAATTTTGCCGTAACCTGCAGGAGACGTCAGCTCGTGTAAAATCCTCTAGAGAAAGAAGTACACTCACAGATCAATCGGTACATCTCTTGAGTCTGCTCGGCGTAAAACGGACTCCATCCACAGCACATCTCGAATAACAGCACACCAAGCGACCAAAAGTCGACGTGCTTGCCGTAACCTTTCTCATCGAGCAAAACCTCAGGCGCAAGATATCTACTTTTCATCAGCGAAAAAATTTAAATTCAGCAAAAGTCAAAACTGACTCGGTAGTACCACAGAAGGTGTTAGTTAGCTTGTCATCCGTCAAATCAGGCTTGGATAATCCAAAGTCACAAAGCGCCACATGGCCTGTCGCGTCCAAAAGAATGTTCTCCGGCTTCAAGTCTCGGTATACAATGTTGTACTTGTGAAGATGTTCCAAAGCAAGGACCAACTCGGCAATATAGAACCTCGCTCGATCTTCGCTGAAACGACCTTCCTTTTGCAAATGCCAGAATAGTTCACCACCGCACTTGTAGTCAGTGACAAAGTACAGCTCGGTATCAGTTTGAAACGAGAATTTCAGTCCAACAAGGAATGGACATTCCAAAGAGCACTGGAGAATCTTGCGTTCGCCAATGGTGTGCGCAACTTCCTTCTTCGCAACGATTTCCTTCTTGGAGAGAACCTTCATGGCGTAGATTCGACGAGTATCCTTCTTGCGAACTTGGAAGACTCGGCCAAAAGTCCCTCGACCAATGAGTTTAAGGAATTCAAAGTCGGAAGGTTTGAGAGAAATGCGTTTCTAGGCATAATTCAGCTCGTTTTCAAGGTGAAGAAAAGCCGCCAACTCACCCTGATGACGGTGTAGGTCATTTGAATCCAGACCTCACCAGTGACAGTCTCGTCACCCCTGGTGTCCAACTTGTACCAATTATCAAGAACGTAGCCATCTTGTAGTACTGGCTTAATGTCGAGCATTCCCAAAAATCCCTCGCCGTCCCGGTTTCGATCATACACAGAAAGATGCAACGTTGGCTTGCTCGAAGTGACATCGCTAAAGTGGCGTTCAGCCAagccttcttcctcttaCAAACTCTCTAAAACTCACAAAGaaacctcttctttccaaaCAGGATCCCCAGGACCAGGCTTACCCAACCAGCTGCCACCAGAAGGCTCTTCGGCCTTTGGCGTCATCGAACCgcttccatcttccttcttcttaCTCCGTCCCACTGCATCCGCAAACGCCCTCGAAATTGCACCAACACCAAGTCCACTTGAGCTCCTGGTCAAGTTATTGGGCGTGCCTATTGGCTGAGGGGTAGAAGTAGTGAACGGGACAGAAGAGGCATGAGTGACGGggtgaggaggacgagaGACGTATTCATTCTTTTCAAACTGAATGACGACGTAGGGTTGCGGGTCGGCTCCGGGTGAATGAGAAACGGCCAGGCCGCGGGCAGAAATGACCTTGACTCGGAGAGTTCCTTTGGGACCAGTTGTTCTAGAAGTATGTGACAAATTTGCCTGTGAGTTCTCCGTAGAGGCATCCGCAGATTCAGCAGTACTTTGAGCGTCATGAGTCATTGCCTTTCTCATCTTTGGCGGTTCATGCAAGCCGAAACCAATACCTCCGCTGGCACCGACACTGTCGCCCACGGTTACACCCGTGGTTGGCTGACCGGCTCCAGGAGTAGCGAGTGGCAAGGACGCAAAGCCATGGCTGACAGGTGTACGTAGACCCTGTTGGCTTCCAGCTGGAGAGGACGTGCGCTTAGGATCGAGAGAAAGATTGGCGGCGCTTTTGGTTAAGCCGGCAGGACTGGTAACGGCTTGTGGGGCATCAAAAGGGTCGGTTTGGGGATGAGCCGAAGCGCGGGGTGTGGCTTGGTCAGGGGGACCGCCAAATGCAGAGAAGGAGTGG
The sequence above is drawn from the Cryptococcus gattii WM276 chromosome N, complete sequence genome and encodes:
- a CDS encoding Protein kinase Sch9, putative (Similar to TIGR gene model, INSD accession AAW47041.1) — encoded protein: MLKGVKQLWPSSSSNNNNNNPSSAQSPSHSPSHSFSAFGGPPDQATPRASAHPQTDPFDAPQAVTSPAGLTKSAANLSLDPKRTSSPAGSQQGLRTPVSHGFASLPLATPGAGQPTTGVTVGDSVGASGGIGFGLHEPPKMRKAMTHDAQSTAESADASTENSQANLSHTSRTTGPKGTLRVKVISARGLAVSHSPGADPQPYVVIQFEKNEYVSRPPHPVTHASSVPFTTSTPQPIGTPNNLTRSSSGLGVGAISRAFADAVGRSKKKEDGSGSMTPKAEEPSGGSWLGKPGPGDPVWKEEVSFDVTSSKPTLHLSVYDRNRDGEGFLGMLDIKPVLQDGYVLDNWYKLDTRGDETVTGEVWIQMTYTVIRKRISLKPSDFEFLKLIGRGTFGRVFQVRKKDTRRIYAMKVLSKKEIVAKKEVAHTIGERKILQCSLECPFLVGLKFSFQTDTELYFVTDYKCGGELFWHLQKEGRFSEDRARFYIAELVLALEHLHKYNIVYRDLKPENILLDATGHVALCDFGLSKPDLTDDKLTNTFCGTTDRYLAPEVLLDEKGYGKHVDFWSLGVLLFEMCCGWSPFYAEQTQEMYRLICYGKIRFPKNVIGDDGKQFVKGLLNRNPQNRLGSHRGVVELKEHPFFKNIDWDLLYKKQITPPFKPIVDSDESVANFDPEFTNSSLLDAGIVPWDDVNANIDPGTASQAGKHSYLGPGAGLNGSVPGGGVAINKAQRPGLPGANGSPLTSSVQENFRGFTYTGESLMPQSMLADHSMDSDSDNENAVDDDEDDDEDEEEYEEDDDEEGGAGSSRRECDVDMD